One genomic window of Glycine max cultivar Williams 82 chromosome 16, Glycine_max_v4.0, whole genome shotgun sequence includes the following:
- the LOC106794149 gene encoding receptor-like protein EIX2 — MAVLFATHVLLLILSTATTLHFSASKAARLNMTCSEKERNALLSFKHGLADPSNRLSSWSDKSDCCTWPGVHCNNTGKVMEINLDTPAGSPYRELSGEISPSLLELKYLNRLDLSSNYFVLTPIPSFLGSLESLRYLDLSLSGFMGLIPHQLGNLSNLQHLNLGYNYALQIDNLNWISRLSSLEYLDLSGSDLHKQGNWLQVLSELPSLSELHLESCQIDNLGPPKGKINFTHLQVLDLSINNLNQQIPSWLFNLSTALVQLDLHSNLLQGEIPQIISSLQNIKNLDLQNNQLSGPLPDSLGQLKHLEVLNLSNNTFTCPIPSPFANLSSLRTLNLAHNRLNGTIPKSFEFLRNLQVLNLGTNSLTGDMPVTLGTLSNLVMLDLSSNLLEGSIKESNFVKLLKLKELRLSWTNLFLSVNSGWVPPFQLEYVLLSSFGIGPKFPEWLKRQSSVKVLTMSKAGIADLVPSWFWNWTLQTEFLDLSNNLLSGDLSNIFLNSSLINLSSNLFTGTLPSVSANVEVLNVANNSISGTISPFLCGKENATNNLSVLDFSNNVLSGDLGHCWVHWQALVHLNLGSNNLSGAIPNSMGYLSQLESLLLDDNRFSGYIPSTLQNCSTMKFIDMGNNQLSDAIPDWMWEMQYLMVLRLRSNNFNGSITQKICQLSSLIVLDLGNNSLSGSIPNCLDDMKTMAGEDDFFANPLSYSYGSDFSYNHYKETLVLVPKGDELEYRDNLILVRMIDLSSNKLSGAIPSEISKLSALRFLNLSRNHLSGGIPNDMGKMKLLESLDLSLNNISGQIPQSLSDLSFLSVLNLSYNNLSGRIPTSTQLQSFEELSYTGNPELCGPPVTKNCTDKEELTESASVGHGDGNFFGTSEFYIGMGVGFAAGFWGFCSVVFFNRTWRRAYFHYLDHLRDLIYVIIVLKVRRLLGKL; from the coding sequence CAAATCGGATTGCTGTACATGGCCAGGGGTTCACTGCAACAACACAGGTAAAGTCATGGAAATCAATCTTGACACACCTGCGGGCTCTCCCTATAGGGAGTTGAGTGGAGAGATTAGTCCTTCTTTGCTTGAACTAAAATATTTGAATCGTTTGGACTTGagttcaaattattttgttctTACTCCAATACCAAGCTTCCTAGGCTCATTGGAGAGTCTGAGATACTTGGACCTTAGCTTAAGTGGGTTCATGGGATTAATCCCTCATCAACTAGGAAACCTCTCAAACCTGCAGCACCTTAATCTTGGATACAATTATGCTCTTCAGATAGATAACCTTAATTGGATATCAAGGCTATCTTCCTTGGAGTACCTTGATTTGAGTGGTTCAGACCTTCATAAACAAGGTAACTGGCTTCAAGTACTGAGTGAACTTCCATCTCTTTCAGAACTACACTTGGAGAGCTGTCAAATTGATAACTTAGGACCACCAAAAGGAAAAATCAACTTCACACATCTCCAAGTCCTTGATCTTTCAATTAACAATCTCAATCAGCAAATCCCTTCATGGCTATTTAATCTCAGCACAGCTCTTGTCCAACTTGATTTACACAGTAACCTTTTACAGGGAGAAATTCCACAAATAATATCAAGCCTtcagaacataaaaaatctagACCTGCAGAACAACCAGCTCAGTGGGCCACTTCCAGATTCATTAGGCCAGCTTAAGCATCTTGAAGTTCTAAATCTCAGTAATAATACCTTTACTTGTCCAATTCCCTCACCATTTGCAAACTTGTCATCCTTGAGAACTTTAAACCTGGCTCACAACCGACTGAATGGAACCATTCCTAAGAGTTTTGAGTTCCTCAGAAACCTGCAGGTATTAAATCTTGGAACTAATTCTTTGACTGGTGATATGCCTGTAACTCTTGGAACTCTCTCAAATTTAGTGATGTTAGACCTTTCATCTAATTTGTTAGAAGGATCTAtaaaagagtcaaattttgtaaaacttttgaaattaaaGGAACTACGTTTGTCTTGGACAaacttgttcctcagtgtcaactcTGGATGGGTTCCTCCTTTTCAGCTTGAATATGTTTTACTGAGCTCCTTTGGAATAGGTCCTAAGTTTCCAGAATGGCTAAAAAGGCAAAGTTCTGTGAAGGTTTTGACAATGTCTAAGGCAGGTATTGCAGACTTGGTTCCAAGTTGGTTTTGGAATTGGACTTTGCAAACTGAATTCCTGGATCTGTCCAACAATCTGTTAAGTGGAGACCTATCTAACATCTTTCTCAATTCCAGCCTCATAAATTTGAGTTCTAATTTGTTCACTGGTACATTGCCAAGTGTGTCTGCAAATGTTGAAGTGCTGAATGTTGCCAATAACTCAATTTCCGGAACAATTTCTCCCTTTTTATGTGGAAAGGAAAATGCTACTAATAATTTAAGTGTGcttgatttttcaaataatgtCTTATCTGGTGATCTTGGTCACTGTTGGGTGCATTGGCAAGCTTTGGTGCATTTGAACTTGGGTAGTAACAATTTGTCTGGTGCTATTCCAAACTCCATGGGGTATCTATCTCAACTTGAGTCTTTGTTGTTAGACGACAACCGCTTCTCTGGATATATTCCTTCAACACTGCAAAATTGCTCTACAATGAAATTCATTGACATGGGCAATAACCAACTTTCTGACGCAATACCAGATTGGATGTGGGAAATGCAATATCTAATGGTTCTTCGTCTAAGATCCAACAATTTCAATGGCAGCATTACTCAAAAGATTTGTCAACTTTCTTCCCTTATAGTGCTGGATCTTGGCAATAACAGCCTGTCAGGATCCATTCCAAATTGTTTGGATGACATGAAGACAATGGCTGGTGAAGATGACTTCTTTGCCAACCCTTTAAGTTATTCATATGGCTCTGACTTCAGTTATAACCACTACAAGGAAACTCTTGTCTTAGTTCCCAAAGGAGATGAGTTAGAGTACAGAGACAATCTGATATTGGTGAGAATGATTGATCTTTCAAGTAATAAGCTGTCTGGAGCAATTCCATCTGAAATTTCCAAGCTATCTGCTTTGCGGTTTTTGAACTTGTCTAGAAATCATCTGTCTGGAGGGATACCAAATGACatgggaaaaatgaaattgttaGAATCCCTTGATCTCTCACTAAACAACATTTCAGGTCAAATCCCTCAAAGCTTATCTGATTTGTCCTTCCTCAGTGTCCTGAATCTATCATACAACAACTTATCAGGCAGAATTCCCACGAGCACCCAACTTCAGAGCTTTGAAGAACTTAGCTACACTGGAAATCCTGAGCTTTGTGGTCCTCCTGTAACAAAAAATTGCACAgacaaggaagagttgacagAGAGTGCTTCTGTTGGACACGGTGATGGTAATTTCTTTGGAACATCAGAGTTTTATATCGGTATGGGAGTTGGATTTGCAGCAGGATTTTGGGGTTTTTGCAGTGTTGTTTTCTTCAACAGAACTTGGAGGCGTGCTTATTTTCATTATCTTGACCACTTGAGAGATCTGATTTATGTGATAATAGTTTTGAAGGTAAGAAGGTTACTTGGGAAATTGTGA